One part of the Pedosphaera parvula Ellin514 genome encodes these proteins:
- a CDS encoding YdcF family protein produces MRMRLQYFRFDKDRRELLSLSAARALALFLGTFSFINIVASFRLPGLDANLWWIDLRALPELPAKFFLLLSSLVLISFAVRPPQSNWRRITTVLFTGLLAAAGACNSIKFYSLMAHGTIRPAFPLPISLFILAGLILICRAASRPDFHPAQARATVRTTGLFLLCLLAFPFAQMLCFGKTDYRRPADVAVVLGARAYADGRPSDALADRVRTACQLYRDGLVKKLIFSGGPGDGSVHETESMTRMAVQLGVKPQDILTDRAGLNTQATVNNTERLFSQINARHILVVSHFYHLPRIKMAYRRDGWDVYTVPARETYLLRETPYMMAREVAAIWVYYLKPLVSHAV; encoded by the coding sequence ATGAGAATGAGGCTTCAATATTTCCGCTTTGATAAAGATCGCCGGGAACTCTTGTCTCTCTCCGCCGCCCGCGCCCTGGCTCTTTTTCTCGGCACTTTCAGCTTTATAAACATTGTCGCGAGCTTCCGGCTGCCCGGTCTAGATGCTAATCTCTGGTGGATTGACCTGCGAGCTCTGCCGGAACTGCCCGCCAAATTTTTTCTCCTGCTCAGCTCCCTTGTTTTGATTTCCTTTGCCGTTCGCCCGCCACAATCGAACTGGCGCCGAATCACCACCGTCCTTTTTACTGGTTTGCTCGCAGCCGCTGGCGCCTGCAACAGTATTAAGTTCTATTCACTCATGGCGCACGGAACCATCCGGCCCGCATTTCCTCTGCCCATTTCTCTTTTCATCCTGGCTGGCTTGATACTCATCTGCCGGGCGGCTTCACGCCCTGACTTCCACCCCGCGCAGGCTCGGGCCACTGTCCGCACTACTGGTTTATTCCTCCTCTGTCTCCTTGCCTTTCCCTTCGCCCAAATGCTTTGCTTTGGTAAAACCGATTATCGTCGCCCGGCGGATGTGGCAGTTGTCCTTGGAGCCCGGGCCTATGCCGACGGCCGGCCTTCTGATGCCTTGGCAGATCGTGTTCGCACCGCCTGTCAGCTTTACCGTGATGGTCTGGTCAAGAAGCTGATTTTCTCGGGCGGACCAGGCGATGGTTCGGTTCATGAAACGGAATCCATGACCCGCATGGCGGTTCAACTTGGAGTCAAACCGCAGGATATCCTTACCGACCGGGCTGGACTAAACACTCAGGCGACAGTCAACAATACTGAGCGCCTTTTCTCCCAAATTAATGCCCGTCATATTCTGGTCGTCAGCCACTTTTACCATTTGCCGCGTATCAAAATGGCTTACCGCCGCGATGGTTGGGATGTTTACACTGTTCCGGCCAGGGAAACCTATTTGCTCCGCGAAACGCCTTACATGATGGCGCGTGAGGTAGCCGCCATATGGGTTTATTATTTGAAACCCTTGGTTTCCCATGCCGTGTAG
- a CDS encoding tetratricopeptide repeat protein, with protein MRIQVVLSFLLMALTLQASTPELGKDKLRRLVKLPGIAFQADWTFDPERGFTIGLPHEDLSPQIDNLRKDLKGDVSDAQRYYQLGRLYSESGDYTSAEESWAKAVELYRKTIEQQSDNSEFLLEFGKSLNNIGRREEAESVLRRATRVGSTDWKCWVTLGRFLDAQARSELTESSRNIRKRTASESFKPSYNKVSHSQRCLDEAAGCFEKAVTIAPDEADVYFRRAMHHSLENYVLSEIQRFTGAQQDNSDPLTKCFTQKSLSDLQRSRDLSPKDPKRILGVVLFEMYMAKDGKIKRDDESAWSSLPDKTQLSIRDAMTRLENMAQDPDEHVVAGALEALGILQGPILRDYCCSVSSLQRAVSLDPNRDQAWETLSSMLIKSQNYPELLTVCQDRLKFKDTAHTRMLLAKACEKMKLWTDAEEHTLAAVKDSPNDYGATLSIAALLLRRMQDANVSAEVNGWLGRAESLLNTMPEQQKSRQQVIELALDRTIFFALNDDLQTARKWVNMVKEKDNDNDIAQEIIAAMQY; from the coding sequence ATGCGTATCCAAGTTGTTTTGTCTTTTTTGTTGATGGCGCTGACCCTTCAGGCATCCACGCCTGAACTCGGCAAGGATAAGCTGCGTCGCCTGGTAAAATTGCCCGGCATCGCCTTTCAGGCGGACTGGACATTCGACCCTGAGCGTGGTTTTACCATTGGTCTGCCGCATGAAGATCTCTCCCCCCAAATCGACAATTTACGGAAGGACCTGAAGGGTGATGTAAGCGACGCTCAACGATACTATCAACTCGGCCGGCTTTACTCAGAAAGCGGAGATTACACTTCCGCAGAGGAATCCTGGGCCAAGGCCGTTGAGCTTTACCGCAAAACCATCGAACAACAATCCGACAACAGTGAGTTTCTGTTGGAATTTGGGAAATCCTTGAACAATATCGGCAGGCGGGAGGAAGCCGAGAGCGTTCTACGCCGCGCCACCCGCGTTGGTTCCACCGATTGGAAGTGCTGGGTAACCCTGGGCCGTTTCCTGGACGCCCAAGCTCGTAGCGAACTGACCGAAAGCTCCCGAAACATCAGAAAAAGAACCGCTTCCGAGTCCTTTAAACCCTCCTACAATAAAGTCAGTCATTCACAAAGGTGCCTTGATGAAGCGGCTGGATGTTTTGAAAAAGCTGTTACGATCGCACCGGACGAGGCGGATGTTTATTTCCGTCGGGCGATGCACCATTCGCTGGAGAACTATGTTCTCTCGGAAATTCAGCGCTTCACGGGTGCTCAACAGGATAATTCAGACCCATTAACCAAATGTTTCACTCAGAAAAGCCTGTCCGACCTGCAACGCTCCCGCGACCTGAGCCCCAAGGATCCCAAACGCATTCTGGGGGTGGTTTTGTTCGAAATGTATATGGCCAAAGATGGCAAAATTAAGCGGGATGACGAGTCCGCCTGGAGTTCACTCCCGGACAAAACTCAGCTTTCCATCCGTGATGCCATGACGCGCCTCGAAAACATGGCGCAAGACCCTGATGAGCACGTGGTGGCCGGCGCGTTGGAAGCACTTGGAATTCTGCAGGGACCCATCCTCCGTGATTATTGTTGTAGTGTTTCCAGCCTGCAGCGCGCCGTATCGCTTGATCCTAATCGTGATCAGGCATGGGAAACCCTCTCGTCCATGCTCATCAAGTCGCAAAACTATCCCGAATTGCTCACCGTTTGTCAGGACCGTCTAAAATTTAAGGACACCGCTCATACCCGCATGTTGCTGGCCAAAGCATGTGAAAAGATGAAACTTTGGACCGATGCTGAGGAGCACACGCTCGCAGCTGTAAAGGATTCCCCCAATGATTATGGCGCCACCCTCTCGATCGCCGCTCTCCTACTCCGCCGGATGCAGGATGCCAACGTGTCTGCCGAAGTGAATGGCTGGCTTGGACGTGCCGAGAGCCTCCTGAACACCATGCCTGAGCAGCAAAAATCCCGTCAGCAGGTGATCGAACTCGCCCTGGATCGAACCATCTTCTTTGCCTTAAATGATGACCTCCAAACCGCCCGCAAATGGGTGAACATGGTCAAGGAAAAGGATAACGACAACGACATTGCCCAGGAAATTATCGCTGCGATGCAGTATTGA